The Gammaproteobacteria bacterium genomic interval ACGGCCTCGCCGAGCTCGATACGCTCGATCAAGGTCGGCCGGTCGACATAAAGACCGAGAAGAACGCCGCGCGTGTAGTCGACAACGGCGGGCGCGTAGCCTTCCATCGTCCCGAGGAAGTCGGCCGCGGCCTCCATGAACTCGTTCGGGAGCTGCCGGGGAAGCACGCTCAGCGTCTCGAGCTCGGGGAGGTACGAGAGAAACCGCCCGTCGGACATCGCCGTGAAGGGACCGATCCGCACGACCTCGGCCTCGACGGGCTCGCCGCTCGGCTGGACGACGGTCGTCGTGTAGCGAGCCACCTCGCCCTGGGCCGTCATCTCCCGGTGAATCTCGTACCAGAGCCGCTCGAGCTGCTCCGGCTTCGGCATCAGCCGGCTGTTCGAGAAGCTGCGCAGAAACTCCGCGCGCCCCTGCTGGCCTTCCGGCGCCGGAAACTGCGTGGTGATCAGCGACTGCTCCAGCACGCCGGCCGTCTCTTCGGCGACCTGCCGCGCGAGACCGAACAGCTCGGCGAGCCCGAGCTCGCGCGACTTCGCGTTCAGCTGACTGTTCAGATCGGTGATCCGAAGCTCGTTCGCAGAGAATTGGTCGGAGAGCATCATCGATGCGGCCGCGACCTCATCACGCTGGGTCTCGGCTTCCTCGAGCATGGCTTGCTGCTCGTCCTCGGAAGCGGCGTTGAATTCCGCGACCCGCGATTCGAACAGCCGCCGCTCGGCCTCGCTGGCGGCCGCGACATGGTCGAGCAGCTCGTCCAGCGAGCTTGCCGGCGCGGCCGCCGCCGTGGTAGTCGTAGACTGCTGCGCAGCCGCCGGGGCCGAAAGCCCGGCCGCGAGCGCAAAGCCGGTTGCAATCGCGGCGCCGAATACCTTGGACGCGCCCCTCATGACTGCGCCTCCTGCGGGGCCGGGACCGGCACGATCAGGAGCTCGGGCGCAATGTCGCCGTTCGCGACGCGCAGCGCCTGCTCCACCCTCTCCGCATAGCTGTCGTCCACGACCCACTCCCTTTGCCGTGCATCCCAATAGCCGGTCTCCGATCCATCGAGCGTGCGATACATCAATGAGACACGCCCGACCTTGACGAACTCGACCGTACGCGCGTCGGGCCCGTCGCCCAACCGCCCTTCATAGGCCTCGAGGGTATTGCCATACTCGAGCTCGATCTGATAGGCCTCGAGAATCAAGCGATACTTCTCCGAGATCGGGACATCGGCGCGCGCCAGGAGGTTCTTCAGGTTCTGCACGCGAGCCTGGCGTTCCCTGAGCAGAAACGGCACGTCGAGCGCCACGAACTGCTCGAGCGCGGCGACCATCTGCTCCATCAGCGGCTGGATCTCCCGGTTCGTGGTCTCGATCTCGAGGAGCTGCCGCTCGATGGAAGCGATCTCCTCTTCTTGAGACTGGACCTGAGCGGCCAGCTGCTCGTTGTATTTCTCGAGGCTCTCCGCCTCCGCCGTCGCCTGCGCATAACGTGAGGCCGCATCAAGCGTGCGCTCGCGGATCGAGTCGATGCGCTCTTGAGACTCGGCCGCTGCGCGGTCAACTTCCGCCTGAGCAGTGAGCACGCGATCGACCTGGGCCCAGACGGGCCCGACAAGCGCGACCGCCGCCGCCACCGTCAATGCGATCGCCGCCCGTCGCGACGGCGGCTGACCGAGACGTCGTGCATGTCGCCCCGCGAAGTGCGAACTGAACGCAATCATCGAAACTCCCCTCGACATCAAACTCAGTAATCGGCCGACCGGATTCGACCCTGTCCGGCGGACAGCCAGCTTGCGCGCGGCGCAGATTGGAAATCCATTCGAATTCGGCGGTGTGGGCGTAGGAATTTCATAAGCGCGATTGAGTGCTTTTGCACCGTGAAAGTCAACACTCTCGAAGACCCCCTGCGAGTTACCTTCTGATTCTAGGTATAATCCAGCGGGACTGCAACGGGTCCCGCAGACCGACCGGTGCCTCCCGAGGCCCGATTCTATGCCTTCTTTATGGGCCTGCCACCATGCCGGCATGGATTTCCTATCTACCTTACCTCACCTTTGCGTCTTGCGCTAACCTTCTGGAAAGCACGTGCCCCCGAATCGGATGAACGAGCTGGAAGGTCCTCACCCGCTCCACCGGGCAAGTGCCCGGATCGGGGGCCTGTCGAAGCGCTTCGAGCCGCTCCACCGGGTGCCCAGGTCGCTGCGGACCGGCCTTGCCGCGGCGGCCGTCTGCACCGCGGCGGTCGGGGTCGCCCTCGCCATCGGGCTGACGGTACAGCATTTTCTCGCCGTGCCGAACGTCCTGCTGGTTTTCCTGCCGGTCGTGCTGTTCGCCGCCGTCCGCTACGGCTTCGTCGCGTCCTCGCTCACGTCCTTGCTGAGCGTCGCGGCGACGAGCTACTTCAGCGACCCGGCGTATTCCTTCGAGCTCTCCGACCGGGGGAACCTCTGGGCGCTGCTGATGTTCATGCTCGTGGCCGCCTACACGAGCAATCTGGCCGCCAAGATTCAGCAGCGGGCCGCCGCCGAGCGCCGCCACAGCAGGCTGATCGAGCAGCTCTACCAGCTCAGCTCGCGCCTCGCCGCGCTGTCGGGGGTCGACGAGCTGGCCGTCGAGGCCGCGAAGCAGGTCCACTCGATGCTTCGCGCGGATGCGGTCGTGTTGACGCACGAGAACGGCGCGCTCAGGCCGCGCTCGCCGTCGGCTCTCATCCCGCCCGGCGAGCTGCTCGCCGCCACCTGGTGCTACGAGCAGGGGCGGCCGGCCGGATCGGGCACGCCGGTGTTCAGCGGCGCCTCGCACCGGTACCTGCCGCTCGACACCGGCCGCGGCACGGTCGGGGTGCTCGGATTGCGGCGCAGCAAGAGCGATCCCCCGCTCACGGCGGACGAGACGCGCCTGCTCGAGGCGCTGTGCCACCAGGTGGCCATGAGCCTCGACCGCGCGAAGCTCGCGGACGAGATGCATTCGGCGATGATGCTCGCGGAGACCGAGAAGCTGCGCACGGCGCTCCTCACGTCCATTTCCCACGACCTGAAGACGCCGCTCGCGTCGATCCTCGGCAACGTCAGCAGCCTCCGGCAGTACTGGCCCCTGTACGACGAGGCCACGCGGGCGGAGATGCTGGCCAATGCGGAGGACGAGACGCTGCGGCTCGGCCAGTTCGTCGAGAACCTGCTTCAAATGACGCGGATCGACGCCGGCGCCCTGCGGCCGAACATCGAGGACGTCGACGTCTCGGACCTGATCGGCTCCGCGCTCCAGCGAACGGAGAAGCAGACCGCGGGCCACGTCGTGCGCACGGAGCTGCCCGAGGAGCTGCCGATGGTTCCGCTCGACTTCGTGCTCGCCGAGCACGTCCTCGTGAACCTGCTCGACAACGCGGCGAAGTACTCGCCGCAGGGCTCGCCGATCGAGGTCGCCGTCGCCGACGACGGCGACGAGCTGCGCCTCACCGTCACCGACTGCGGCCCGGGCATCCCGGAGGAGGATCTCGAGCGCATCTTCGAGCGCTTCTTCCGCGCGCGCGTCGCGGACCATCGCCGGGCGGGCGCCGGGCTGGGGCTTGCGATCTGCAAGGGGTTCGTCGAGGCCATGGGCGGGAAGATCAGCGCCCGAAATCGGACGGACCGCAGCGGCGCCGTCTTCACCGTGGCCGTGGCGAAAACCCGGGGCGAGAGGCGTCGATGACCGCCGCGGGCGACATTCGCGTCCTGATCATCGAGGACGACCCGGCGATCCAGCGGTTCCTGCGCAACACGCTGCGCGTGCAGCACTACGACGTGCGCGAGGCGGAAAGCGGCGGAGAAGGGCTGTCGTTGGCCCGGCAGCTGAATCCGGAAATCGTGATTCTCGACCTCGGGCTGCCGGACATGGACGGCATGGACGTGATCAGGCGCATCCGCGAGTTCTCGAGAATGCCGATCGTCGTGCTCTCGAGCCGCAACGACGAAGCGGGGAAAGTCGAGGCGCTCGACCTCGGCGCCGACGACTACGTGTCGAAGCCGTTCGGCGTGCAGGAGCTGATGGCACGGCTGCGCACGGCGGTACGCCATCGCTTCGCGGCCGAAGGCAGCGCGCCGATCTTCACGAGCGGCGGGCTGGTCGTCGACCTGACCCGGCGGCTCGTGACGGTCGAAGGCCGCGAGGTGAAGCTCTCGAGAAAGGAGTACGACATCCTTCGCGAGCTCGTGATCCACGCCGGCAAGGTGCTGACGCACCGTCACCTGCTGCGCGTCGCGTGGGGCAGCGAGACGGGCGCGGACGTGCAGTATCTGCGCGTCTACATTCGCCAGATCCGGCAGAAGCTCGAGCGCTCCACCGAGCAGCCGCGGTACGTGCTGACCGAGCCGGGCGTCGGCTATCGCCTCCAGGTTCTGGACTGAGCCGGTCCCCCGAGTCCGCGCCCCGCGGCCGCCACCTCCCCTTTCAGTCCGGCTCGGGCAGCGTTTCCGGCACGCCGCTCGGGCGCAGCCAGTAGTAGAGCGCCACGATCACGGCGATCAGCCCGGCCGCCACGGCGGCGCCGACCCAGCTCTCGGTGGGGTCGTTGATCATGCGCGCGATCCGGGCGACGACGAGCCCGCCGCAGGCGAGCACGCCGAGCGCCGGCACGGCGATCGGTACCTCGAACCTGCTCCGAGGCTCGTTCGCCCGAAGCTTCAACACGATCAGCGCAGCGTTCACGAGGCAGAAGACGAAGAGCAGCAGCAGGCTCGTGGCCGATGCGAGCTGGGAGATGTTGCCGATCGCGGCGAGCGCCACGACGAGCACGAGCAGCGTCAGAATCGCCAGGTGCGGCGTACGCGCGCGGGCATGCACGCGCGCGAGCGGGGCCGGCAGGAGGCGCTGCTTCGCCATGCCGTAGAGCAGGCGCGAGCCCATGATGTAGTTGATCAGCACGGTATTCGCTACCGCGAAGAGCGTGACGAACGCGAAGACCCACTCGGGCAGCCATGGCGCCGCACGGGCCGTGATCTGCTGAAGCGGCGCGCCGCGGCTCGCGTCCGCGAGGTCCGCGTAATGGACGACCGAGACGGCGGTGACCGCGACCGCGAGATACAAGATCGCCGTGACGGCGACGGCGATCACGATGCCGCGAGGCATCGTACGCTCCGGCTCCTTCACCTCCTCGGCGACGTTCAGCATGTCCTCGAAGCCGACGAACGAAAAGAAAGTGAGGACCGCCCCGGACGCGACGAGCGAGAGGTCCAGCGCGCCGGCGCCTCCGCCGGCTGGAGACGGCGGCGTCGCGAGATAGTCGACGCTTCCCCAGAAACGGATGCCGACGGCGATCACGAAGACGAGGCCCGAGACCTCGACGGCCGTGCAGACCCAGTTCGCGAGGATCGATTCGCGGATCCCGATGAAGTTGACGAAAGCGACGGCACCGATGAACGCGAGCAGCGCCATCCACGGCTCGGTCGCCGACAGGAGCGGCACGCCGTCCAGGAACGTCGCGAGCGTCGTCGCGAAGACGTTGCTGCTGGTCGCCATGGACGTCAGGCCGGATGCGGCGACCGCGAGGCCGACCACATACGCGAGAAACGCCCCGCGGTAGGCGCGGTGGACGATGTACGCGGCACCGCCCGCGTGGGGATACCGCGACGCGAGCGACGCATAGGAAAGACCGGTGAGCATGGCCGCGATCATCGAGCCGATGAACGCGATCCACACCGCGTTGCCCATCCTCCCGGCCGCGACGCCGATCGTGCCGTAGATGCCCGAGCCGACCATGTCGCCGACGCCGTAGACGATCAGGCTCAGAAGCCCCACCCTGCGCGCGAGCTGCGGCGCGGCCGCGCCGACGGTCTTTCCGGAATCGTTCATCACACCCCAAGTGCGGCGCCACGGTAATCGTGACTCGTCCCCGGTGGAGCTCGGCGGTCTCCCGCGCGCCGAGCGCATTAGCGCGCCATTCTAACCACATGAGCGCGGCCGACGGCCTCGCGTTGCCCGCGCTCCGAAATTGACCTAACCTCCCGACGGCCGCAGAAGGCGGCGCGCTATGGGCTCGAACCGTCCGCGAATGAACGGGTCTTCACCGCACCCGCCCTATCGAGCCGACCATGTCGGCAGTCTGCTCCGGCCGGCCGCGGTCAAACGGGCGCGCGCGGATCTTGCCGCCGGCAGGATCGACCGCGAGCGCCTGCGGGAAATCGAGAACGAGTGCATCGCGGCCGTAGTCCGCAAGCAGCGCGACCTCGGCCTCCGCGCCTGCACCGACGGCGAGCTCCGCAGGTCGTGGTGGCACTTCGACTTCCTCGCGGGCCTCGACGGCGTCGAGCTGACGCACGGCAGGAAGCAGATCCGTTTTCACGGCATCGAGACGAAGAGCGAGAACATCGCCGTCACCGGCCGCGTCCGCTTCTCGTCGCACCCGATGCTCGCCGACTTCGCGTACCTGCACGAGGTCGCGGGCACCGCGGCGAAGCTCACGCTGCCCGGTCCGCCGGTCCTGCACTTCCGCGGCGGCAGAGAATCGATCGACTCCGAGGTCTATCCCGACCTCGATGCGTTCTTCGAGGATACGACCGCGGCCTACCGCAAGGTGCTCGCCGCCTTTTACGACGCCGGCTGCCGCTACCTGCAGTTCGACGACACCGTCTGGGGGTACCTCTGCTCGGAGAAGGAGCGGGCCGAGTCCAGGGCCCGCGGCGACGATCCGGGGCGCCTGCCGGCGATCTACGCCGACATGATCAACCGCGTGCTCGCCGACAAGCCGCCGGACATGTTCGTCACCACGCACGTCTGCCGCGGCAACTTTCGCTCGAGCTGGATCTCCGAAGGCGGCTACGAGCCGGTCGCCGAGACGCTGCTCGCCGGCATCGACTACGACGGGTACTTTCTCGAGTACGACACCGAGCGGGCGGGCGGTTTCGAGCCGCTGCGCTTCCTGCCGAAGGGGCGCAAGCGCGTCGTGCTCGGCCTCGTCACGACGAAGTCCGGGCGCCTCGAGTCCGCCGCCGCAATCGCGCGGCGCATCGACGAGGCAGCCCGCTTCGCGCCGCTCGAGCAGCTCTGCGTCAGCCCGCAATGCGGGTTCGCCTCCACGGAGGAAGGCAACTTGCTGACGGAGGACGAGCAGTGGCGCAAGCTCGAGCTCGTGGTCGACGTGGCTCGGCGCGTCTGGGCCGACGCCTGAGGGTCCGATCTCCATCGGCAGTCGCGGGCGGCGCTTTGGTTGCCGGTCCCGGAGGCCACGGCTAACATGCCTCGCACGGGCCCGAGAAGGCCGCGACCCGGCTTGGCGCGGCCCTTTGAAGATGAACGATCGCCTCGACACACGATGCGCCGCTCGCGCACCCGGGCGCGAGGTCTTTCCCCCGCTCCGAGCCGCTGTCCCGCCCTCCGACCGCGAGCCGCGGCGCACGTGCCGGCGCGAGGACAGGCTCGGGCTCCAGGGCCTCGTCGCGGCGCTCGCCGCGCTGCTCGCGGCCGTCCTGCCGCCCGCCGCCGCCGCACAGATGGATTTCTCGGGCGAGTGGGCGGTGGTCCGCTCTCAGGACAACACCGACAACCCGCACCTTGGCGAGTACGTCGGGCTGCCTCTGAGCCGCGAAGCGATCCGCAGGGCCGAGATCTGGGACGCGTCGATCCAATCGCTGCCCGAATGGCAGTGTCGGCCCCATTCGGGCGCCTACATCAAGAGAGGGCCGTCGAACCTCAGAATCTGGAAAGAGGTGGACCCGGCGTCGCGCGAGATCGTCGCGTTTCATGCGGAATGGCTGCGGTCCGTGAGCACACCGATCTACATGGACGGACGCCCGCACCCGCCGGAACATGCCGGGCACACGTGGGGCGGATTCTCGACGGGAGAGTTTCAGGGCGACCGGCTGAAGGTCCGCACGACGCATCTGAAGGAGGACTACTACCGCCGCAACGGCGTGCCGCAAAGCGATCTCGCGACGCTCACCGAGTACTTGATTCGACGCCGCTTCGACGGCGAGGACTACTTGACGTGGGTGGTCGTCGCTTACGACCCGGTGTATCTGACGGAGCCGCTGATTCGCAGCACGGAGTACCGCCTCGATCTCAACCAGCGCATCCCGCCGTATCCATGCACCGTCGTCACCGAGGTCGTCCGACCGGAGGGGTACGTGCCGCACTACCTGCCGGGCACGAACGATCAGATCTACAGCTTCAGCGACGCGTACGACCTGCCGCGCAGCCTCTACTTCGACGGCGCGGCGACGATGTATCCCGAGTATCGGCTGAGGCTCCAGCAGGCGCGCGAAGCCGAGGCGCCGAATTGAGACGGCGGATGGCGCAGCGGTCGGGGCCTGCAGCGAGCTTCCTCACCAGGGTGAATGCGGCCATGCTCGCCGCGGCGCTCGGCGCTGCCGGCCTTCCGTCCGATGCCGGCGCTCAGCGCGCTGCCCGCGAGCCGGACGCCGCCGGCGAGCTCCACTGGTGGCCGATTCGCGAGAGCGTGTGGATGCTCGTCGGCGCGGGCGCGAACATCACTGCTTCGATCGGCCCGGACGGCATATTCCTCGTGAACGCGGGCGAGGCCCAGACCGCGGAAGCCGTGCTCGCCGCGATCGGGGATCTCCAGGCGCGGCTGAACGAATTCGGCAAGCTCGACGTGCGGCAGCCGCCGCGCGGCGGCTCCGAGACGATATCGCACTTCCCCGTGAACACGCACGCGCCGCCGAAGCCGATCCGCTACATCGTCAACACGAGCGCGTTGCCGCACAACGTCGGCGGCAACGAGCTCCTCGCGCGGAGCGGCGTCACGTTCAGCGGCGGCAACGTCGTCGGCACGATTGCGGACGCCGCCGTCGGTGCCGCGGTGCTCGCGCACGAGAACGTGCTGGTGAGGATGGTCTCGGCGGGCGCCCCTTTCGAGGCCTTACCGACGGAAACGTTCTTCGTCGACGAGTACAAGCTCAGCACGTTCTTCAACGGCGACGGGATCCGCATCGTGCACATCCCGGCGGCCACCACGGACGGCGACAGTCTCGTGTA includes:
- a CDS encoding ATP-binding protein gives rise to the protein MNELEGPHPLHRASARIGGLSKRFEPLHRVPRSLRTGLAAAAVCTAAVGVALAIGLTVQHFLAVPNVLLVFLPVVLFAAVRYGFVASSLTSLLSVAATSYFSDPAYSFELSDRGNLWALLMFMLVAAYTSNLAAKIQQRAAAERRHSRLIEQLYQLSSRLAALSGVDELAVEAAKQVHSMLRADAVVLTHENGALRPRSPSALIPPGELLAATWCYEQGRPAGSGTPVFSGASHRYLPLDTGRGTVGVLGLRRSKSDPPLTADETRLLEALCHQVAMSLDRAKLADEMHSAMMLAETEKLRTALLTSISHDLKTPLASILGNVSSLRQYWPLYDEATRAEMLANAEDETLRLGQFVENLLQMTRIDAGALRPNIEDVDVSDLIGSALQRTEKQTAGHVVRTELPEELPMVPLDFVLAEHVLVNLLDNAAKYSPQGSPIEVAVADDGDELRLTVTDCGPGIPEEDLERIFERFFRARVADHRRAGAGLGLAICKGFVEAMGGKISARNRTDRSGAVFTVAVAKTRGERRR
- a CDS encoding MotA/TolQ/ExbB proton channel family protein, translated to MRGASKVFGAAIATGFALAAGLSAPAAAQQSTTTTAAAAPASSLDELLDHVAAASEAERRLFESRVAEFNAASEDEQQAMLEEAETQRDEVAAASMMLSDQFSANELRITDLNSQLNAKSRELGLAELFGLARQVAEETAGVLEQSLITTQFPAPEGQQGRAEFLRSFSNSRLMPKPEQLERLWYEIHREMTAQGEVARYTTTVVQPSGEPVEAEVVRIGPFTAMSDGRFLSYLPELETLSVLPRQLPNEFMEAAADFLGTMEGYAPAVVDYTRGVLLGLYVDRPTLIERIELGEAVGYVIIAVGIAGALAFLFQLFHLISVRIKVASQLKNLDDPRQNNPLGRVLLAFKGDPSRIEEDADVAELRISEAVLREVPKLERFQAFLRLAVAAGPLLGLIGTVWGMIITFQSITEAGTSDPKLMATGIGQAMIATVLGLGVAIPLLFANALLNSLSRTVVQILDEQSAGMLAESIERRRANA
- a CDS encoding 5-methyltetrahydropteroyltriglutamate--homocysteine S-methyltransferase — translated: MNGSSPHPPYRADHVGSLLRPAAVKRARADLAAGRIDRERLREIENECIAAVVRKQRDLGLRACTDGELRRSWWHFDFLAGLDGVELTHGRKQIRFHGIETKSENIAVTGRVRFSSHPMLADFAYLHEVAGTAAKLTLPGPPVLHFRGGRESIDSEVYPDLDAFFEDTTAAYRKVLAAFYDAGCRYLQFDDTVWGYLCSEKERAESRARGDDPGRLPAIYADMINRVLADKPPDMFVTTHVCRGNFRSSWISEGGYEPVAETLLAGIDYDGYFLEYDTERAGGFEPLRFLPKGRKRVVLGLVTTKSGRLESAAAIARRIDEAARFAPLEQLCVSPQCGFASTEEGNLLTEDEQWRKLELVVDVARRVWADA
- a CDS encoding response regulator transcription factor, whose product is MTAAGDIRVLIIEDDPAIQRFLRNTLRVQHYDVREAESGGEGLSLARQLNPEIVILDLGLPDMDGMDVIRRIREFSRMPIVVLSSRNDEAGKVEALDLGADDYVSKPFGVQELMARLRTAVRHRFAAEGSAPIFTSGGLVVDLTRRLVTVEGREVKLSRKEYDILRELVIHAGKVLTHRHLLRVAWGSETGADVQYLRVYIRQIRQKLERSTEQPRYVLTEPGVGYRLQVLD
- a CDS encoding APC family permease; protein product: MNDSGKTVGAAAPQLARRVGLLSLIVYGVGDMVGSGIYGTIGVAAGRMGNAVWIAFIGSMIAAMLTGLSYASLASRYPHAGGAAYIVHRAYRGAFLAYVVGLAVAASGLTSMATSSNVFATTLATFLDGVPLLSATEPWMALLAFIGAVAFVNFIGIRESILANWVCTAVEVSGLVFVIAVGIRFWGSVDYLATPPSPAGGGAGALDLSLVASGAVLTFFSFVGFEDMLNVAEEVKEPERTMPRGIVIAVAVTAILYLAVAVTAVSVVHYADLADASRGAPLQQITARAAPWLPEWVFAFVTLFAVANTVLINYIMGSRLLYGMAKQRLLPAPLARVHARARTPHLAILTLLVLVVALAAIGNISQLASATSLLLLFVFCLVNAALIVLKLRANEPRSRFEVPIAVPALGVLACGGLVVARIARMINDPTESWVGAAVAAGLIAVIVALYYWLRPSGVPETLPEPD
- a CDS encoding DUF3450 domain-containing protein; translation: MIAFSSHFAGRHARRLGQPPSRRAAIALTVAAAVALVGPVWAQVDRVLTAQAEVDRAAAESQERIDSIRERTLDAASRYAQATAEAESLEKYNEQLAAQVQSQEEEIASIERQLLEIETTNREIQPLMEQMVAALEQFVALDVPFLLRERQARVQNLKNLLARADVPISEKYRLILEAYQIELEYGNTLEAYEGRLGDGPDARTVEFVKVGRVSLMYRTLDGSETGYWDARQREWVVDDSYAERVEQALRVANGDIAPELLIVPVPAPQEAQS